A region of Bacillota bacterium DNA encodes the following proteins:
- a CDS encoding helix-turn-helix domain-containing protein, whose amino-acid sequence MSKILSDLDFGPQSMLFILGQQGKIVYTKDKELLGKPWNKVYGINIDKLNTSSNSYVVQAEGRQMLVCYCSSQNSGWTIISIVPMSNLTKGIRVFGAMKEGDSTTQKQIGLSNIYKRIKLLYNDGDVCVESTEGVGTEKREGQIIARAKQFINNHLSEQIALADISREVFISTFYLSHLFKEKTGMTFLEYLTQKRMEMAQTLLSNPRIKVYEVANKVGYSNWKHFSRTFKEFTGYGPAEYKQKRRIT is encoded by the coding sequence GTGAGTAAAATATTAAGTGACCTTGATTTCGGACCTCAATCAATGCTTTTTATACTGGGTCAGCAAGGAAAAATAGTTTATACAAAAGACAAGGAACTTTTAGGCAAGCCATGGAATAAAGTGTACGGTATAAATATTGATAAACTTAATACTTCCTCCAATTCATATGTTGTACAAGCCGAAGGAAGACAAATGCTTGTTTGTTATTGTAGTTCGCAGAATAGCGGTTGGACAATTATAAGTATTGTTCCTATGAGTAACCTTACAAAAGGAATACGCGTTTTTGGTGCAATGAAGGAAGGAGATAGTACTACCCAAAAGCAAATAGGTTTATCCAATATATATAAAAGGATAAAGTTATTATATAATGATGGCGATGTATGCGTTGAAAGTACAGAAGGAGTAGGAACAGAAAAAAGAGAGGGACAAATAATAGCCAGAGCGAAACAGTTCATAAATAATCATTTATCGGAGCAAATAGCACTTGCTGATATAAGCCGTGAGGTATTTATTAGCACTTTTTACTTAAGCCATTTATTCAAAGAGAAAACAGGCATGACATTTCTCGAATATCTAACACAGAAAAGAATGGAAATGGCGCAAACTTTACTTTCAAATCCTAGGATTAAAGTATATGAGGTTGCTAATAAAGTTGGCTACTCAAATTGGAAACATTTTAGCCGTACATTTAAAGAATTTACCGGTTATGGTCCTGCGGAATATAAACAAAAAAGGAGAATAACCTAA
- the hydE gene encoding [FeFe] hydrogenase H-cluster radical SAM maturase HydE: MRELLDKLYFENNLNRDELAWLIDNIDKEHKEILFDYAVKTRIRYYGNKVYMRGLIEFSNICRQNCLYCGLRASNKKVERYRLTKEEILNCCIEGYRLGYRTFVLQSGEDPWYTKERLVDIIQSIKTLFPDVAVTLSIGERSYDEYKCMFEAGADRFLLRHETASRHLYDKLHPGMDFDNRRNCLKALKEIGYQVGAGFMVGLPGQTARDLVEDLCYLKELNPDMIGIGPFIPHSETPLKNEKGGTVEETLVMLAITRLLVPECLMPATTAMGTLHKRGRELALSAGANVVMPNLSPVAVRAKYEIYEGKICTGDDAVHCRQCIEQRIRSVGYEVDMGRGDSYRTAGLAANQEKNRVSACQSSC, from the coding sequence ATACGCGAGTTATTGGACAAACTATATTTTGAAAATAATTTAAACAGGGATGAGCTTGCCTGGCTTATTGATAATATTGATAAGGAGCATAAGGAAATATTATTTGATTATGCCGTCAAAACACGAATACGTTATTATGGCAACAAGGTTTATATGCGGGGTTTGATTGAATTTTCCAATATCTGCAGGCAAAACTGCCTTTACTGCGGATTGCGGGCTTCCAACAAAAAGGTGGAACGGTACAGGCTGACAAAGGAAGAAATTCTCAATTGCTGTATTGAGGGTTACAGGTTAGGCTACAGGACCTTTGTATTGCAGAGCGGAGAAGATCCGTGGTATACAAAAGAACGGCTTGTTGACATAATTCAATCCATTAAAACGTTATTTCCTGATGTTGCCGTTACTCTTTCCATTGGGGAGAGGAGTTATGATGAATATAAATGTATGTTTGAAGCCGGTGCCGACCGCTTCCTGTTAAGGCATGAAACTGCGTCGAGGCATTTATATGATAAGCTGCATCCGGGAATGGATTTTGATAACCGAAGAAACTGTCTTAAAGCATTAAAAGAAATAGGCTACCAGGTTGGGGCCGGGTTTATGGTTGGGCTTCCTGGTCAAACTGCCCGGGACCTGGTAGAAGATTTGTGTTATCTTAAGGAGCTCAATCCGGATATGATAGGCATAGGCCCGTTTATTCCTCATAGCGAAACCCCTCTGAAAAATGAGAAAGGCGGAACGGTGGAGGAGACTCTGGTGATGCTGGCAATTACCCGGCTGCTTGTACCCGAGTGCCTGATGCCCGCTACAACAGCGATGGGGACTTTGCACAAGAGGGGAAGGGAACTGGCTCTGAGTGCAGGAGCCAATGTGGTTATGCCCAATTTGTCTCCTGTGGCTGTAAGAGCTAAATATGAGATATATGAAGGCAAGATATGCACCGGAGATGACGCGGTCCACTGCAGGCAGTGCATTGAACAAAGAATACGTTCCGTCGGGTATGAAGTTGATATGGGGAGGGGGGACAGCTACAGGACTGCCGGGTTGGCTGCTAATCAGGAAAAGAATAGGGTCAGTGCATGTCAATCATCATGTTAA